One stretch of Amycolatopsis tolypomycina DNA includes these proteins:
- a CDS encoding acetyl-CoA hydrolase/transferase family protein — MRILSESQLGAVLAGVPGPAPRVVVSGNFATPARALAVLDSALAEYRLFALNAQAGLPDRPGVLLETPFVGPGMRRRAGLRYFPCRLSLVPELLKRSLPPDVVLVHTSPVVDGTVSLGTEVNILPAAIEAVRARGGLVIAQLNPNMPFTHGDGVLPVDEIDHALEADEPLLSPEPRPLGDAARTIGGRVAELVADGATLQLGIGGIPDATLAALTGRRGLAVWSEMFSDGVLGLDRAGALDPAVPVTASFVFGSAELYRWIDRNPRVRLLRTEKTNDPAVIARRRALVSVNSALEVDLFAQANASRVRGSIHSGFGGQTDFVVGALHSPGGKAIIALPSWHPKAGVSTVVPRLAGPVTSFQHSFIVSENGTATIWGNDSSEQAQQIVDHIAHPDVRGELVARGRELGFTLHG; from the coding sequence ATGCGGATCTTGTCGGAGTCACAGCTGGGCGCCGTGCTGGCGGGGGTGCCGGGGCCGGCGCCGCGGGTGGTCGTCAGCGGGAACTTCGCCACGCCCGCGCGGGCCCTCGCGGTCCTCGACTCCGCTCTCGCCGAGTACCGGCTGTTCGCGTTGAACGCGCAGGCCGGCCTGCCGGACCGGCCGGGCGTGCTGCTCGAGACGCCGTTCGTCGGGCCGGGGATGCGGCGCCGGGCCGGGCTGCGGTACTTCCCGTGCCGGTTGTCGCTCGTTCCCGAGCTGCTCAAGCGCTCGCTGCCGCCGGATGTCGTCCTCGTGCACACGTCCCCGGTGGTGGACGGCACGGTCTCGCTGGGCACCGAGGTCAACATCCTGCCCGCGGCGATCGAAGCCGTCCGGGCCCGGGGCGGCCTGGTGATCGCGCAGCTCAACCCGAACATGCCGTTCACACACGGCGACGGCGTGCTGCCCGTCGACGAGATCGACCACGCACTGGAAGCCGACGAGCCGCTGCTGTCACCCGAGCCGCGGCCGCTGGGCGACGCGGCCCGCACGATCGGCGGGCGGGTGGCCGAGCTGGTCGCCGACGGCGCGACGCTGCAGCTGGGCATCGGCGGCATCCCGGACGCGACGCTGGCGGCCCTCACCGGGCGCCGGGGGCTCGCGGTGTGGTCGGAGATGTTCAGCGACGGCGTGCTCGGCCTCGACCGGGCCGGCGCGCTGGACCCGGCCGTGCCGGTGACGGCGTCGTTCGTGTTCGGCAGCGCGGAGCTGTACCGCTGGATCGACCGCAACCCCCGCGTCCGGCTGCTGCGCACCGAGAAGACCAACGACCCCGCGGTGATCGCCCGCCGTCGCGCGCTCGTCTCGGTGAACAGCGCCCTGGAGGTCGACCTGTTCGCCCAGGCCAACGCCAGCCGGGTCCGCGGCTCGATCCACTCCGGCTTCGGCGGCCAGACCGACTTCGTGGTCGGCGCGCTGCACTCCCCCGGCGGCAAGGCGATCATCGCCCTGCCGTCGTGGCACCCCAAGGCCGGCGTGTCGACGGTCGTGCCCCGGCTCGCCGGACCCGTCACCTCGTTCCAGCACAGCTTCATCGTCAGCGAGAACGGCACCGCGACGATCTGGGGCAACGACTCGAGCGAGCAGGCCCAGCAGATCGTGGACCACATCGCGCACCCGGACGTCCGCGGCGAGCTCGTGGCGCGCGGCCGCGAGCTCGGGTTCACCCTGCACGGCTGA
- a CDS encoding OsmC family peroxiredoxin has protein sequence MPSRDATTHWVGGLNSGKGEVTLDSSNAGTFAVSFPTRAGNPDGQTSPEELIAAAHSSCLAMNLSGVLESHQLTADSIDVSAEVTLGPAKGGGFEISGIAITLRASIPGVTAEQFAEYAETAEKTCPVSKALAGTTITMDAALA, from the coding sequence ATGCCCAGCCGTGACGCCACCACCCACTGGGTCGGCGGACTGAACAGCGGGAAGGGCGAGGTCACGCTGGACTCGTCCAACGCGGGCACGTTCGCGGTCTCGTTCCCCACCCGGGCGGGCAACCCGGACGGCCAGACCAGCCCCGAGGAGCTCATCGCGGCGGCGCACTCGTCGTGCCTGGCGATGAACCTGTCGGGCGTGCTCGAGTCCCACCAGCTCACCGCGGACTCGATCGACGTGAGCGCGGAGGTGACGCTCGGCCCGGCCAAGGGCGGCGGCTTCGAGATCAGCGGCATCGCGATCACCCTGCGCGCGTCGATCCCGGGCGTGACGGCGGAGCAGTTCGCGGAGTACGCGGAGACGGCGGAGAAGACGTGCCCGGTGTCGAAGGCACTGGCGGGCACGACGATCACCATGGACGCGGCCCTCGCCTGA
- a CDS encoding MarR family winged helix-turn-helix transcriptional regulator encodes MPDEFLLDEQTCFALYAASRAVTDTYRPLLGELGLTYPQYLVLLVLWESDDRPVKEIGEALHLDYGTLSPLLKRLEANGLVTRTRLPADERTVVISLTGEGRAVRERAAGVPSAIGCALGLDDTARRELIRTLRRLTASAAAYSSEH; translated from the coding sequence GTGCCCGATGAGTTCCTCCTGGACGAGCAAACCTGCTTCGCGCTCTACGCGGCGTCGCGCGCGGTGACGGACACCTACCGTCCCCTGCTCGGCGAACTGGGTCTCACCTACCCGCAGTACCTGGTGCTGCTGGTGCTGTGGGAGTCCGACGACCGGCCGGTCAAGGAGATCGGCGAGGCGCTGCACCTGGACTACGGCACGCTTTCCCCGCTGCTCAAACGACTCGAGGCCAACGGGCTGGTGACGCGGACGCGACTGCCCGCGGACGAACGCACCGTGGTGATCAGCCTGACCGGCGAGGGCCGGGCGGTGCGCGAGCGCGCCGCCGGTGTTCCCTCGGCGATCGGCTGCGCGCTGGGCCTCGACGACACCGCGCGGCGGGAACTGATCAGGACCCTGCGGCGGCTGACAGCCTCGGCCGCCGCGTATTCATCCGAGCATTGA
- a CDS encoding DinB family protein has protein sequence MTERPERPAVPLTGGEREILTSLLDYHRATVAWKAGGLTGDQARRAHLPSELTTVAGLVAHLTLNEWFWFGVVVDGEEDTWAEKLEQDPDAEFRVPPGTTVEQLLADYEKQCARSREIIAAHGLDDEVTHKDETFNVRWVLTHMIEETARHVGHLDVLRELTDGLTGE, from the coding sequence ATGACCGAACGACCCGAGCGCCCGGCCGTCCCGCTGACCGGCGGCGAGCGCGAAATCCTCACCAGCCTGCTCGACTACCACCGCGCCACCGTCGCGTGGAAGGCCGGCGGCCTCACCGGCGACCAGGCCCGGCGAGCGCACCTGCCCAGCGAACTCACCACCGTCGCCGGGCTCGTCGCGCACCTCACGCTCAACGAGTGGTTCTGGTTCGGCGTGGTCGTCGACGGCGAGGAGGACACCTGGGCGGAGAAGCTCGAGCAGGACCCGGACGCCGAGTTCCGGGTCCCGCCCGGGACCACCGTCGAACAGCTCCTCGCGGACTACGAGAAGCAGTGCGCCCGCAGCCGCGAGATCATCGCCGCGCACGGCCTCGACGACGAAGTCACGCACAAGGACGAGACCTTCAACGTCCGCTGGGTGCTCACGCACATGATCGAGGAGACCGCCCGGCACGTCGGCCACCTCGATGTCCTGCGCGAGCTGACCGACGGCCTCACCGGGGAGTGA
- a CDS encoding DUF1295 domain-containing protein, producing MPQLLVTAAVTLVAVAVTFAIARARRRYDTIDTFWGLGFAIVAVAAFPFGDGPLSLRVVVVLLTVVWGVRLSVHLHLRNHKLPEDPRYARMGHGPAKMFVRVYLFQAVVLYFVSLPVQFAVDGTGIGVLGWLGIAVWLVGFAFETIGDDQLRRFKADPANRGRVLDTGLWRYTRHPNYFGDACVWWGLYLLACSTWPGAATILSPVAMTFTLARGTGKPLLEKGMARTRPAYAHYVERTSGFFPLPPKKVTPR from the coding sequence ATGCCGCAGCTGCTCGTCACGGCCGCCGTCACCCTCGTGGCGGTGGCCGTGACCTTCGCGATCGCGCGGGCGCGCCGTCGCTACGACACGATCGACACGTTCTGGGGGCTCGGCTTCGCGATCGTCGCGGTCGCCGCCTTCCCGTTCGGCGACGGCCCGCTCTCCCTGCGGGTCGTGGTGGTGCTCCTGACGGTCGTCTGGGGCGTGCGGCTTTCGGTGCACCTGCACCTGCGCAACCACAAGCTGCCGGAGGACCCGCGGTACGCGCGGATGGGCCACGGGCCGGCGAAGATGTTCGTGCGCGTGTACCTGTTCCAGGCCGTGGTGCTGTACTTCGTTTCGCTGCCGGTGCAGTTCGCGGTGGACGGCACCGGGATCGGCGTGCTCGGCTGGCTCGGGATCGCGGTGTGGCTGGTCGGCTTCGCGTTCGAGACGATCGGCGACGACCAGCTCCGCCGCTTCAAGGCCGACCCGGCCAACCGCGGCCGCGTGCTGGACACGGGGTTGTGGCGCTACACCCGGCACCCGAACTACTTCGGCGACGCGTGCGTCTGGTGGGGCCTGTACCTCCTGGCGTGTTCGACGTGGCCGGGCGCGGCGACGATCCTCTCCCCCGTGGCGATGACGTTCACCCTGGCCCGCGGCACGGGGAAACCGTTGCTGGAGAAAGGAATGGCCCGCACCCGCCCGGCGTACGCGCACTACGTCGAGCGAACCAGCGGCTTCTTCCCGCTGCCGCCGAAGAAGGTCACTCCCCGGTGA
- a CDS encoding SAM-dependent methyltransferase: MPHTTAHHLASFAAKLLGGPLPVGLRTWDGTRAGPADAPTVVLRNRRALRRLLYAPGELGLARAYVTGDLDVEGDLADGFRRIWALTRSGELNRVKVGPREWAEAVRLAARLGVAGLPPKPPAEEARLSGKLHSLLRDRSAIAHHYDLSNAFYQLLLDESMAYSCAYFTSPEQPLEQAQHDKLELICRKLGLRPGMRLLDVGCGWGSLLVHAAKHHGVEAVGITLSAEQLQHIRGRLAQHDLEDRVEVRRQDYRELPDAPFDAVASIEMGEHVGEVNYPAYAATLHRMVKPGGRVLLQQMSRGQVAPGGGAFIERYIAPDMTMRPVGRTIDHLETAGLEVRDVHALREHYVWTVRAWAATLEENWADVVALIGETGARVWRLYLVGGALAFEENRMGVDQVLAARPHSDGTSGMPATREW; the protein is encoded by the coding sequence ATGCCGCACACCACCGCGCACCACCTCGCCTCGTTCGCCGCGAAACTGCTCGGCGGGCCCCTCCCCGTGGGCCTGCGGACCTGGGACGGCACCCGCGCCGGCCCGGCGGACGCGCCCACCGTCGTGCTCCGCAACCGCCGTGCCCTGCGCCGCCTGCTCTACGCGCCCGGCGAGCTGGGGCTCGCCCGCGCCTACGTCACCGGCGACCTCGACGTCGAAGGCGACCTGGCGGACGGCTTCCGCCGGATCTGGGCGCTGACCCGCTCAGGGGAGCTGAACCGGGTGAAGGTGGGGCCGCGCGAGTGGGCCGAAGCCGTCCGGCTGGCCGCCCGGCTCGGCGTCGCCGGGCTGCCGCCGAAGCCGCCCGCCGAGGAGGCCCGGCTGTCCGGGAAGCTGCACAGCCTGCTGCGCGACCGCTCGGCCATCGCCCACCACTACGACCTGAGCAACGCCTTCTACCAGCTGCTGCTGGACGAGTCGATGGCGTATTCGTGCGCGTACTTCACCTCCCCCGAGCAGCCCCTCGAACAGGCCCAGCACGACAAGCTGGAGCTGATCTGCCGCAAGCTGGGGCTGCGACCGGGCATGCGGCTGCTGGACGTCGGCTGCGGCTGGGGCTCGCTGCTCGTCCACGCCGCGAAGCACCACGGCGTCGAGGCCGTCGGCATCACGCTCTCGGCCGAGCAGCTGCAGCACATCCGCGGCCGGCTCGCCCAGCACGACCTCGAGGACCGCGTCGAGGTGCGCCGCCAGGACTACCGGGAGCTGCCGGACGCGCCGTTCGACGCGGTCGCGTCGATCGAGATGGGCGAGCACGTCGGCGAAGTCAACTACCCGGCGTACGCGGCGACGCTGCACCGGATGGTGAAGCCGGGCGGGCGGGTGCTGCTCCAGCAGATGTCCCGCGGGCAGGTCGCCCCCGGCGGCGGCGCGTTCATCGAGCGGTACATCGCGCCGGACATGACGATGCGCCCGGTCGGCCGGACGATCGACCACCTGGAGACGGCAGGCCTCGAGGTCCGGGACGTGCACGCGCTGCGCGAGCACTACGTGTGGACGGTCCGGGCCTGGGCCGCCACCCTGGAGGAGAACTGGGCCGACGTCGTCGCGCTCATCGGGGAGACGGGCGCGCGGGTGTGGCGGCTGTACCTGGTGGGCGGGGCGCTGGCGTTCGAGGAGAACCGGATGGGCGTGGACCAGGTCCTGGCGGCGCGGCCGCACTCCGACGGCACCAGCGGCATGCCCGCGACGCGGGAGTGGTGA
- a CDS encoding NAD(P)/FAD-dependent oxidoreductase, whose protein sequence is MEITGERIGVIGSGVAGLTAAYLLQRKYEVLLFEADDRLGGHAHTHDVPSTHGGTVGVDSGFIVHNERTYPTLLKLFGELGVHTRDTEMSMSIRCDGCGLQYAGAKGLAGLFAQRGNAVRGRYLRMLAEVKRFHRHAKRLLAAPDAGDVTLGAFLAIGGYTRYFVDHFMLPLVSTVWSADRADTLRYPARYLFEFLRNHGMLSVKDSPAWRTVVGGSREYVELAAKQLTAVHLSTPVRSVLRTAGGVEIRDDADTPHRVDKVVVATHADQALALLANPTAAERAVLGAFRYSENEAWLHTDTSVLPSLPDARAGWNYRAPVCGAPTGAVQVSYDMNRLMRLDEATGYVVTLNPGDGPGEEHVVARMRYEHPVYTPESVAAQRRLPELNDGVVAYAGAYHGWGFHEDGCASGARAAESLGMTW, encoded by the coding sequence GTGGAGATCACGGGAGAACGCATCGGCGTCATCGGCAGCGGGGTGGCCGGACTGACCGCCGCATACCTGCTGCAGCGCAAGTACGAGGTTCTGCTGTTCGAGGCCGACGACCGCCTGGGCGGGCACGCGCACACGCACGACGTGCCGAGCACCCACGGCGGCACCGTCGGCGTGGACTCCGGCTTCATCGTCCACAACGAGCGCACCTACCCGACCCTGCTGAAACTCTTCGGCGAGCTGGGGGTGCACACCCGCGACACCGAGATGTCGATGAGCATCCGCTGCGACGGCTGCGGCCTGCAGTACGCCGGCGCCAAGGGCCTGGCCGGGCTGTTCGCGCAGCGCGGCAACGCCGTCCGCGGCCGGTACCTGCGGATGCTGGCCGAGGTGAAGCGGTTCCACCGGCACGCGAAGCGGCTGCTGGCGGCGCCGGACGCCGGCGACGTCACGCTCGGCGCGTTCCTCGCCATCGGCGGCTACACCCGCTACTTCGTCGACCACTTCATGCTGCCGCTGGTGTCCACGGTCTGGTCCGCCGACCGCGCCGACACGCTGCGGTACCCGGCGCGGTACCTGTTCGAGTTCCTCCGCAACCACGGCATGCTCTCGGTGAAGGACTCGCCCGCCTGGCGGACCGTCGTGGGCGGCTCGCGCGAGTACGTCGAGCTCGCGGCGAAGCAGCTGACGGCGGTGCACCTGTCGACGCCGGTGCGGTCGGTGCTGCGGACCGCCGGCGGCGTCGAGATCCGCGACGACGCCGACACGCCGCACCGCGTCGACAAGGTCGTCGTCGCCACGCACGCCGACCAGGCCCTCGCCCTGCTGGCCAACCCGACCGCCGCCGAGCGCGCGGTGCTCGGCGCGTTCCGGTACTCGGAGAACGAGGCCTGGCTGCACACCGACACGAGCGTCCTGCCCTCGCTGCCCGACGCCAGGGCCGGCTGGAACTACCGCGCCCCCGTCTGCGGCGCGCCCACCGGCGCGGTCCAGGTCAGCTACGACATGAACCGCCTGATGCGGCTCGACGAGGCGACCGGCTACGTCGTCACGCTCAACCCCGGCGACGGCCCCGGCGAGGAGCACGTCGTGGCGCGGATGCGGTACGAACACCCGGTCTACACGCCGGAATCCGTTGCCGCGCAACGCCGGCTGCCCGAGCTCAACGACGGCGTCGTCGCGTACGCGGGCGCCTACCACGGCTGGGGCTTCCACGAGGACGGCTGCGCCTCGGGCGCCCGGGCCGCGGAAAGCCTGGGGATGACGTGGTGA
- a CDS encoding DUF1365 domain-containing protein codes for MVTNALYDATVAHVRRIDPPHAFAHRVYLWRVDLDDLPRLPWWLRPFARFDHRDHFVAGDPRGIREKLDAWLAERGVDLRGGQVVMLAAARVLGYVFNPISVYWCHDPDGRLACVVAEVHNTYGGRHAYLLHPDEAGLARAAKEFYVSPFQEMDGEYRMRLPRPEALLDLTVALRRGTATPLVATLRGVRRPVNPRWLARLVLARPLLPQRVSALIRRHGVTLWLRKAAVVPRTPQNAGGQLHG; via the coding sequence GTGGTGACGAACGCGCTCTACGACGCCACGGTCGCGCACGTGCGGCGGATCGACCCGCCGCACGCCTTCGCCCACCGCGTGTACCTGTGGCGGGTCGACCTGGACGACCTCCCGCGGCTGCCGTGGTGGCTGCGGCCCTTCGCGCGGTTCGACCACCGCGATCACTTCGTCGCCGGGGATCCGCGCGGGATCCGGGAAAAGCTGGACGCCTGGCTCGCCGAACGCGGCGTCGACCTGCGCGGCGGGCAGGTCGTCATGCTGGCCGCCGCGCGGGTGCTCGGGTACGTGTTCAACCCGATCAGCGTCTACTGGTGCCACGACCCGGACGGGCGCCTCGCGTGCGTCGTCGCCGAGGTGCACAACACCTACGGCGGCCGCCACGCCTACCTGCTGCACCCCGACGAAGCCGGGCTCGCCCGCGCGGCCAAGGAGTTCTACGTCTCGCCGTTCCAGGAAATGGACGGCGAGTACCGGATGCGGCTGCCGCGCCCGGAGGCCCTGCTCGACCTCACGGTCGCGTTGCGGCGCGGGACGGCCACGCCGCTGGTCGCTACGCTGCGGGGAGTTCGCCGCCCGGTGAACCCGCGGTGGCTGGCCCGGCTGGTCCTGGCCCGGCCGCTGCTCCCGCAGCGGGTGTCCGCGCTGATCCGCCGCCACGGCGTCACGCTGTGGCTGCGCAAGGCCGCGGTCGTGCCGCGTACCCCGCAGAACGCCGGAGGACAGCTGCATGGATGA
- the sigK gene encoding ECF RNA polymerase sigma factor SigK, giving the protein MDEPARPRRMAPVPSETPAGPTPEELMIRVAKGDERAFELLYDQFAGPIYGLVRRIVRDAAQSEEVAQEVLVELWRTATRYAPDKGSALNWAMTLAHRRAVDRVRSARASTEREQKATFEAARGRPFDEVAESVTARLERSQVRRCLSFLTDLQRESVLLAYYQGYTYREVAEVLSTPQGTIKTRLRDGLIRLRDCLGVTA; this is encoded by the coding sequence ATGGATGAGCCGGCCCGCCCGCGCCGGATGGCGCCGGTGCCTTCCGAGACCCCGGCCGGCCCGACCCCGGAAGAACTCATGATCCGCGTCGCCAAGGGCGACGAGCGGGCCTTCGAGCTGCTCTACGACCAGTTCGCCGGGCCGATCTACGGCCTCGTCCGGCGGATCGTGCGCGACGCGGCCCAGTCCGAAGAGGTCGCCCAGGAGGTCCTCGTCGAGCTGTGGCGCACCGCGACGCGGTACGCCCCCGACAAGGGCTCGGCGCTCAACTGGGCGATGACGCTGGCCCACCGCCGCGCCGTCGACCGCGTCCGCTCGGCCCGCGCCAGCACCGAACGCGAGCAGAAGGCGACCTTCGAAGCCGCCCGCGGCCGTCCGTTCGACGAGGTCGCCGAGTCCGTCACCGCGCGGCTCGAACGCTCCCAGGTGCGCCGGTGCCTGTCCTTCCTGACCGACCTGCAGCGCGAATCGGTGCTGCTCGCCTATTACCAGGGCTATACGTATCGCGAGGTGGCCGAAGTGCTGTCGACGCCGCAAGGAACCATCAAGACGCGGCTGCGGGACGGCCTGATCCGCCTGCGGGACTGCCTGGGGGTGACCGCTTGA
- a CDS encoding anti-sigma factor, whose product MSTPEMHTLAGAFALDAVNDVERAEFARHLEQCDSCTQEVAELRATAARLGAAMAEEPPPEFKDRVLAAMHATRQLPPRTRPGSPDRHRRSARAPRWAVIVAAAAAVVGLAAGGVFGGIALTQRQELQAAQSRLDQAKQQFAPVAALLAAPDAKTAHGEAPIGGGVTVVVSRSLNRMMVMDAGLPSQPGGKVYEAWLITGKDAPRSAGVIAAADQGGLVVADGVGSADKVAVSVEPPGGSATGAPSEVLMSMPAPA is encoded by the coding sequence TTGAGCACACCGGAGATGCACACCCTGGCCGGTGCCTTCGCGCTCGACGCCGTCAACGACGTCGAGCGCGCGGAGTTCGCCCGCCACCTCGAGCAGTGCGACTCGTGCACCCAGGAGGTCGCCGAGCTGCGCGCGACCGCGGCCCGGCTGGGCGCGGCGATGGCCGAGGAGCCGCCGCCGGAGTTCAAGGACCGGGTGCTGGCCGCCATGCACGCCACCCGGCAGCTGCCGCCGCGGACCCGGCCCGGCTCGCCCGACCGGCACCGCCGCTCGGCGCGGGCTCCCCGCTGGGCGGTGATCGTGGCGGCCGCGGCCGCCGTCGTCGGGCTCGCCGCGGGCGGGGTGTTCGGCGGGATCGCGCTGACCCAGCGGCAGGAGCTGCAGGCCGCGCAGAGCCGCCTCGACCAGGCGAAACAGCAGTTCGCGCCGGTGGCGGCGCTGCTCGCGGCGCCGGACGCGAAGACCGCGCACGGCGAGGCACCGATCGGCGGCGGCGTCACCGTAGTGGTGTCGCGGTCGCTGAACCGGATGATGGTGATGGACGCGGGCCTGCCGTCGCAGCCGGGCGGGAAGGTCTACGAAGCCTGGCTGATCACCGGCAAGGACGCGCCGCGCTCGGCCGGCGTGATCGCGGCCGCGGACCAGGGCGGCCTGGTCGTCGCCGACGGCGTCGGCAGTGCCGACAAGGTGGCGGTGAGCGTCGAACCGCCCGGTGGATCGGCCACCGGAGCGCCGTCGGAAGTCCTCATGAGCATGCCCGCGCCCGCCTGA
- the ftsZ gene encoding cell division protein FtsZ, with amino-acid sequence MTPPHNYLAVIKVVGIGGGGVNAVNRMIEVGLKGVEFIAVNTDAQALLMSDADVKLDIGRELTRGLGAGAAPEVGQKAAEDHREEIEEVIKGADMVFVTAGEGGGTGTGGAPVVAQIARKLGALTIGVVTRPFTFEGKRRGKQAEEGIQALRNECDTLIVIPNDRLLQLGDIGVSLMDAFRSADEVLLSGVQGITDLITTPGLINLDFADVKSVMSGAGSALMGIGSARGEGRAIQAAEKAINSPLLEASMDGAHGALLSIAGGSDLGLFEINEAASLVQESAHPDANIIFGTIIDDSLGDEVRVTVIAAGFDAGAPTHKKLDPSTFGSRSSSTTASASAGQVSNPPTPPSGATPVPSAGSSGYPVAPPRTHSSLPPAGGSQPPGGLPQPGGGSRGYSPLGSNATQGSLPGRAMPVHDDPSDDEVDVPPFMRR; translated from the coding sequence ATGACGCCCCCGCACAACTACCTTGCGGTGATCAAGGTGGTCGGCATCGGCGGTGGCGGCGTGAACGCCGTGAACCGCATGATCGAGGTCGGCCTCAAGGGTGTCGAGTTCATCGCGGTGAACACCGACGCGCAGGCACTGCTCATGTCCGACGCCGACGTCAAGCTGGACATCGGCCGCGAGCTGACCCGTGGCCTCGGCGCGGGCGCCGCCCCCGAGGTCGGCCAGAAGGCCGCCGAAGACCACCGCGAAGAGATCGAAGAGGTCATCAAGGGCGCCGACATGGTGTTCGTGACCGCGGGTGAGGGCGGCGGCACGGGGACCGGCGGCGCGCCGGTCGTCGCGCAGATCGCCCGCAAGCTGGGCGCGCTGACCATCGGCGTCGTGACCCGCCCGTTCACCTTCGAGGGCAAGCGGCGCGGCAAGCAGGCCGAAGAGGGCATCCAGGCGCTGCGCAACGAGTGCGACACGCTCATCGTGATCCCCAACGACCGGCTGCTGCAGCTCGGCGACATCGGCGTCTCGCTGATGGACGCGTTCCGCTCCGCGGACGAGGTGCTGCTCTCCGGTGTCCAGGGCATCACCGACCTGATCACCACCCCGGGCCTGATCAACCTCGACTTCGCCGACGTCAAGAGCGTCATGTCCGGCGCGGGCTCCGCGCTGATGGGCATCGGCTCCGCGCGCGGCGAGGGCCGGGCCATCCAGGCCGCGGAGAAGGCGATCAACTCGCCGCTGCTGGAGGCGTCGATGGACGGCGCCCACGGCGCGCTGCTGTCCATCGCCGGCGGCTCCGACCTGGGCCTGTTCGAGATCAACGAGGCCGCGTCGCTGGTGCAGGAGTCCGCGCACCCGGACGCCAACATCATCTTCGGCACGATCATCGACGACTCCCTCGGCGACGAGGTCCGCGTCACGGTGATCGCCGCCGGGTTCGACGCCGGCGCGCCGACGCACAAGAAGCTGGACCCGTCGACGTTCGGCTCGCGCTCTTCGTCGACAACGGCTTCGGCCTCGGCGGGGCAGGTCTCGAACCCGCCGACGCCGCCGTCGGGTGCCACCCCGGTCCCGTCGGCGGGCAGCTCCGGCTACCCGGTGGCGCCGCCGCGCACGCACTCGTCGCTCCCGCCTGCCGGCGGCAGCCAGCCGCCCGGCGGGCTGCCGCAGCCCGGCGGCGGCTCGCGCGGCTACTCGCCGCTCGGCTCCAACGCCACGCAGGGCAGCCTGCCCGGCCGCGCGATGCCGGTGCACGACGACCCGTCGGACGACGAGGTCGACGTCCCGCCGTTCATGCGGCGCTAG
- the pgeF gene encoding peptidoglycan editing factor PgeF: protein MRVRRVVTTRAGGASRPPYDSFNLGDHVGDDEGNVYANRKRLASELGLAEDKLAWMEQVHGRTATIVDGTETAAAEATDALVTATPGVALVVLVADCVPILLADAEAGVVSAVHAGRVGTRVGVVPAAIKAMREVGAEPHRIEALLGPAICGDCYEVPAEMAADVEKHVPGTACKTRKGTPGLDLRAGLWRQLADLGVGKIGVDPRCTNEDKTLFSYRRDGTTGRIAGITWIEA from the coding sequence GTGCGGGTTCGGCGAGTGGTCACGACCAGGGCGGGCGGGGCGTCACGGCCGCCGTACGACAGCTTCAACCTGGGTGATCACGTCGGCGACGACGAGGGCAACGTCTACGCCAACCGCAAGCGGCTGGCGAGCGAGCTGGGCCTGGCCGAGGACAAGCTGGCCTGGATGGAACAGGTCCACGGCCGGACGGCGACCATCGTCGACGGCACCGAGACCGCCGCGGCGGAGGCGACCGACGCCCTGGTGACCGCGACCCCGGGCGTCGCGCTCGTGGTGCTGGTCGCCGACTGCGTCCCGATCCTGCTGGCCGATGCCGAGGCCGGGGTGGTCTCGGCGGTGCACGCGGGCCGGGTCGGCACGCGCGTCGGCGTCGTCCCGGCGGCGATCAAGGCCATGCGGGAAGTGGGCGCCGAACCGCACCGCATCGAGGCGCTGCTCGGCCCGGCCATCTGCGGCGACTGCTACGAGGTCCCCGCCGAAATGGCCGCCGACGTGGAGAAACACGTCCCCGGCACCGCCTGCAAGACCCGCAAGGGCACCCCCGGGCTCGACCTGCGCGCCGGGCTCTGGCGGCAGCTCGCCGACCTGGGCGTCGGCAAGATCGGCGTCGACCCGCGGTGCACGAACGAGGACAAGACGCTGTTCAGCTACCGCCGCGACGGGACCACCGGGCGGATCGCCGGCATCACCTGGATCGAGGCATGA